In Pseudofrankia saprophytica, one genomic interval encodes:
- a CDS encoding LLM class flavin-dependent oxidoreductase, which yields MQASNVSVYSGSWRYPNSAPDFLDLRYYQRIARTLEDGTFDLMFFDDRLAMPSIYGGSPDDAVRYGARPVKMDLTAVLGAAAAATSHLGLGATYSTTYYPPFHVARTFATLDHLSGGRAAWNVVTSVNDAEARNFGVEQHLGHDERYDRAEEFIEIVTQLWDSWEDDALVLDRAAGIFADPAKVHEINYQGKYFNVRGPLTVPRPPQGRPPIIQAGQSGRGQRFAARWADLIFTADPSQAVALEHYKAQKEQITAEGRDAAAVRMLPMVYAVVGETEAIAREKENIFLNELVHPLASLTLLSELTNHDFSGYSLDDEITDELIASISGIRGLVQGVKRHLGGGKLTLRTLASHRASLLQGPRFVGTGEQIADQMQEWFESRSCDGFVLAATHFPGAFEDFVRMVVPELRRRGLMRSSYTGSTLRENLGLARPASSFAAPGA from the coding sequence ATGCAGGCCTCGAACGTGTCGGTGTACTCGGGCTCCTGGCGGTACCCGAACTCGGCGCCGGACTTCCTCGACCTGCGCTACTACCAGCGGATCGCGCGGACGCTCGAGGACGGCACGTTCGACCTGATGTTCTTCGACGACCGCCTCGCGATGCCGTCGATCTACGGCGGGTCCCCGGACGACGCGGTCCGCTACGGCGCCCGTCCCGTCAAGATGGACCTGACGGCGGTGCTGGGTGCCGCCGCCGCGGCGACGTCGCACCTGGGTCTGGGGGCGACCTACTCGACGACCTACTACCCGCCGTTCCACGTCGCGCGCACCTTCGCCACCCTCGACCACCTCAGCGGCGGCCGGGCGGCGTGGAACGTCGTCACCTCGGTGAACGACGCCGAGGCACGCAACTTCGGCGTCGAGCAGCACCTCGGCCACGACGAGCGCTACGACCGCGCCGAGGAGTTCATCGAGATCGTCACCCAGTTGTGGGACTCCTGGGAGGACGACGCCCTCGTCCTGGACCGCGCCGCGGGCATCTTCGCCGACCCGGCCAAGGTCCACGAGATCAACTACCAGGGCAAGTACTTCAACGTGCGCGGCCCGCTCACGGTGCCCCGCCCGCCGCAGGGGCGCCCGCCCATCATCCAGGCCGGCCAGTCCGGCCGGGGCCAGCGCTTCGCCGCCCGGTGGGCCGACCTGATCTTCACCGCGGACCCGAGCCAGGCTGTCGCCCTCGAGCACTACAAGGCCCAGAAGGAGCAGATCACGGCCGAGGGACGCGACGCGGCCGCCGTGCGCATGCTGCCGATGGTCTACGCCGTGGTGGGCGAGACCGAGGCGATCGCCCGGGAGAAGGAGAACATCTTCCTCAACGAGCTCGTGCACCCACTGGCGTCGCTGACGCTGCTGTCCGAGCTCACCAACCACGACTTCTCCGGCTACTCGCTCGACGACGAGATCACCGACGAGCTCATCGCCTCCATCTCCGGCATCCGCGGTCTCGTCCAGGGGGTGAAGCGGCACCTCGGCGGCGGGAAGCTGACCCTGCGCACCCTCGCCAGCCACCGGGCCTCCCTGCTGCAGGGCCCACGGTTCGTCGGCACCGGCGAGCAGATCGCCGACCAGATGCAGGAGTGGTTCGAGAGCCGCTCCTGCGACGGCTTCGTCCTCGCCGCGACGCACTTCCCCGGCGCGTTCGAGGACTTCGTCCGGATGGTCGTGCCCGAGCTGCGCCGCCGCGGCCTGATGCGCTCCAGCTACACCGGCTCGACGCTGCGGGAGAACCTGGGCCTCGCCCGGCCCGCCAGCAGTTTCGCGGCACCGGGAGCCTGA
- a CDS encoding GntR family transcriptional regulator: protein MTTDAPASAGDADGTGLRRLRLGATARDRVADVLRDQIMSGRFGPGTRIDLDETAAWLGTSRTPVREACLTLQFEGLVQVAPRSGVTVIGLRQRDVEDNFALSAQLAGSAAAWAAERISVTALDEVRRLADGVRVAVEAGGDPKMPNFLFHRAINRASDSVRLIALIRQTGRIIPWSFFDMVPEQAGCALREHDDIVDALSARNAARARRVSEEHVINAGRLLVARMFGPQPAGDAAPLPGTSVAS, encoded by the coding sequence GTGACAACAGACGCCCCGGCTTCGGCGGGTGACGCCGACGGGACCGGCCTTCGTCGGCTCCGGCTGGGGGCGACCGCCAGGGACCGGGTGGCCGACGTTCTGCGCGACCAGATCATGAGCGGCCGGTTCGGCCCGGGGACGCGCATCGACCTGGACGAGACCGCCGCCTGGCTGGGCACGAGCCGGACCCCGGTGCGGGAGGCGTGCCTGACGCTGCAGTTCGAGGGGCTCGTCCAGGTCGCTCCCCGCAGCGGGGTCACCGTCATCGGCCTGCGCCAGCGCGACGTCGAGGACAACTTCGCCCTCAGCGCCCAGCTCGCGGGCTCCGCGGCGGCCTGGGCCGCGGAGCGGATCTCGGTGACCGCCCTCGACGAGGTGCGGCGGCTCGCCGATGGCGTCCGCGTCGCCGTCGAGGCCGGCGGTGACCCGAAGATGCCGAACTTCCTGTTCCACCGGGCGATCAACCGGGCCAGCGACTCGGTGCGGCTCATCGCGCTGATCCGCCAGACCGGGCGGATCATCCCGTGGTCCTTCTTCGACATGGTTCCCGAGCAGGCGGGCTGCGCCCTGCGGGAGCACGACGACATCGTCGACGCGCTTTCCGCCCGCAACGCCGCCCGCGCCCGCCGGGTCTCGGAAGAACATGTGATCAACGCCGGCCGGCTGCTCGTGGCCCGGATGTTCGGCCCTCAGCCGGCAGGCGACGCCGCTCCCCTGCCAGGCACCAGCGTCGCCAGCTAG
- a CDS encoding flavin reductase family protein — MTSAADSPRTDLADDAPRLFREAMSLFPSGVTIVTTADHTGRWWGFTASSFCSVSMDPPLVLVCLAATAECHPVFAAAERFVVHVVHPEHADLAVRFATRGADKFSDAGFRSNEHGLPVLDRASATFDCVTHAVQPAGDHSILLGRVERTWVGDDLPAVYFRRRFHLIGDVA; from the coding sequence GTGACAAGTGCGGCAGACAGCCCCCGTACGGATCTGGCGGACGACGCGCCGCGGCTCTTTCGCGAGGCCATGTCGCTGTTTCCCAGCGGCGTGACGATCGTGACGACGGCCGACCACACCGGGCGCTGGTGGGGCTTCACCGCCAGCTCCTTCTGCTCGGTCTCCATGGACCCGCCGCTCGTACTGGTCTGCCTCGCGGCGACGGCCGAGTGTCATCCGGTGTTCGCGGCGGCCGAGCGGTTCGTCGTGCACGTGGTGCATCCCGAGCACGCGGACCTCGCCGTCCGCTTCGCGACCAGGGGTGCTGACAAGTTCTCGGACGCCGGCTTCCGCTCGAACGAGCACGGTCTGCCCGTCCTCGACCGGGCGAGCGCGACGTTCGACTGCGTCACCCACGCGGTGCAGCCGGCGGGCGACCACTCGATCCTGCTGGGCCGGGTCGAGCGGACCTGGGTCGGCGACGATCTTCCCGCCGTCTATTTCCGCCGCAGGTTCCATCTCATCGGGGACGTCGCCTGA
- a CDS encoding MmgE/PrpD family protein has translation MIEHKVRVYRSEERLARDEQLAWKIAAVATDPVEVTGEVSEMVINRMIDNAGVAAASLARGPVAAAREQALRHPAAAGRAGATVFGVAPETRVSPEWAAWANGVAVRELDFHDTFLAADYSHPGDNIPPILATAQHVGLGGRELLRAIATGYEIQVALVRAICLHKHKIDHIAHLGPSAAAGIGTLLGLPTETVYQAVGQALHTTTTTRQSRKGEISSWKAYAPAFAGKIAVEAVDRAMRGQGAPSPIYEGEDGVIAWLLDGPQARYVVGLPGPGEPKLGILDTYTKEHSAEYQSQALIDLARRLGPRLGPELATVRHVVIHTSHHTHHVIGSGANDPQKYDPTASRETLDHSIPYIFAVALQDSDWHHERSYAPERAARPDTVELWRKITTVEDPEWTRRYHATDPAEKAFGGRVVVTLADGSVVEDEIAVADAHPLGARPFGRSEYVAKFRRLAAGVVPTGEQDRFLDAAVRLPELRPDELGELTLVPDRPLPASCAGGLF, from the coding sequence ATGATCGAGCACAAGGTGCGCGTCTACCGCAGCGAGGAGCGGCTGGCCCGGGACGAGCAGCTCGCCTGGAAGATCGCCGCCGTCGCGACCGACCCGGTGGAGGTGACCGGCGAGGTCTCGGAGATGGTCATCAACCGGATGATCGACAACGCCGGCGTCGCGGCGGCGTCGCTGGCCCGCGGGCCGGTCGCCGCGGCCCGGGAGCAGGCGCTGCGGCACCCCGCGGCGGCCGGGCGGGCCGGCGCCACGGTGTTCGGCGTGGCGCCCGAGACCCGGGTCTCCCCCGAGTGGGCGGCCTGGGCGAACGGCGTCGCCGTGCGCGAGCTCGACTTCCACGACACCTTCCTCGCCGCCGACTACTCCCATCCCGGCGACAACATCCCGCCGATCCTGGCAACCGCCCAGCACGTCGGGCTCGGCGGGCGGGAGCTGCTGCGCGCCATCGCGACCGGCTACGAGATCCAGGTGGCGCTGGTCCGCGCGATCTGCCTGCACAAGCACAAGATCGACCACATCGCGCACCTCGGGCCGTCGGCCGCGGCCGGGATCGGCACGCTGCTCGGCCTGCCCACCGAGACCGTCTACCAGGCCGTCGGCCAGGCGCTGCACACCACGACGACGACCCGCCAGTCCCGCAAGGGTGAGATCTCCAGCTGGAAGGCCTACGCGCCAGCGTTCGCCGGGAAGATCGCCGTCGAGGCGGTCGACCGGGCGATGCGGGGCCAGGGCGCGCCGTCGCCGATCTACGAGGGCGAGGACGGGGTGATCGCCTGGCTGCTCGACGGCCCACAGGCGCGGTACGTCGTCGGCCTGCCCGGCCCCGGCGAGCCCAAGCTCGGCATCCTGGACACCTACACCAAGGAGCACTCGGCGGAGTACCAGAGCCAGGCGCTCATCGACCTGGCCCGCCGCCTCGGCCCCCGCCTCGGCCCCGAGCTGGCGACGGTGCGCCACGTCGTCATCCACACCAGCCACCACACCCACCACGTGATCGGCTCGGGCGCGAACGACCCGCAGAAGTACGACCCGACGGCGAGCCGCGAGACCCTGGACCACTCGATCCCGTACATCTTCGCCGTCGCGCTGCAGGACTCCGACTGGCATCACGAGCGCTCCTATGCACCCGAGCGCGCCGCCAGGCCCGACACCGTCGAGCTGTGGCGGAAGATCACCACGGTCGAGGACCCGGAGTGGACCCGCCGCTACCACGCGACCGACCCGGCCGAGAAGGCGTTCGGCGGCCGGGTCGTTGTCACCCTCGCGGACGGTTCGGTGGTCGAGGACGAGATCGCCGTCGCCGACGCGCACCCGCTCGGCGCCCGGCCGTTCGGGCGGTCCGAGTACGTGGCGAAGTTCCGCCGGCTGGCGGCGGGCGTCGTGCCGACCGGCGAGCAGGACCGCTTCCTCGACGCCGCGGTGCGGCTGCCGGAGCTACGCCCGGACGAGCTGGGCGAGCTGACCCTCGTACCCGACCGGCCCCTGCCCGCCAGCTGCGCAGGCGGGCTCTTCTAG